In one Dermatophilaceae bacterium Sec6.4 genomic region, the following are encoded:
- the ilvA gene encoding threonine ammonia-lyase: protein MELVGAERIAAAAQLLEPVVRRTPVLPSRVLTEHTGVPVHLKCENLQRTGSFKIRGAYTRLHALSADERAQGVVAASAGNHAQGVALAAQLLGIGATVFMPAGASLPKLAATRAYGAQVYLEGAVLEDSIAAAMTYAERTGAVFIHPFDHLDVIAGQGTCGLEIVQQLPKVATVLVCTGGGGLLAGIAAAARAHRPGVRIIGVQAEAAAAWPASLVAGHPVTLREMSTMADGIAVGAPSPITYAHVEALVDQIVTVSEDALSRALLLCLERSKMVVEPAGAAAVAALLDLDLHLDGPVCAVLSGGNIDPLLLAQVMQHGLSAAGRYLSLQVTVPDRPGCLAALLSTLGAAGGNVIDVAHSRLTGTLALGEVEIETTVETRGASHSHDLVARLREHGYQVAVMTPDHQD, encoded by the coding sequence ATGGAGCTTGTGGGTGCGGAACGGATTGCCGCGGCGGCGCAGTTGCTGGAGCCCGTGGTGCGGCGCACCCCGGTACTGCCCTCCCGGGTGCTGACGGAACACACAGGAGTACCCGTGCACCTCAAGTGCGAGAACCTGCAGCGCACCGGTTCATTCAAGATTCGCGGCGCCTACACACGATTGCACGCACTCTCTGCGGACGAACGGGCCCAGGGCGTCGTCGCAGCAAGTGCAGGCAACCACGCGCAGGGCGTGGCCTTGGCCGCCCAACTGCTCGGTATCGGCGCCACTGTATTCATGCCCGCCGGGGCATCGCTGCCCAAGCTCGCCGCTACCCGCGCCTACGGCGCGCAGGTGTATCTGGAAGGGGCCGTCCTGGAGGATTCCATCGCAGCGGCGATGACGTATGCCGAGCGCACCGGGGCAGTGTTCATCCATCCGTTCGACCACCTCGACGTCATCGCCGGTCAAGGCACCTGTGGGCTGGAAATCGTTCAACAGCTCCCCAAAGTGGCCACCGTGCTGGTCTGCACCGGCGGCGGGGGGCTGCTGGCGGGTATCGCGGCGGCGGCCCGCGCACACCGGCCGGGGGTGCGCATCATCGGGGTACAGGCCGAGGCAGCTGCTGCCTGGCCCGCGTCGCTTGTAGCCGGCCATCCCGTGACCTTGCGCGAGATGTCCACCATGGCCGACGGGATCGCGGTGGGCGCGCCGAGCCCGATCACCTACGCCCACGTCGAAGCGCTGGTCGACCAGATCGTCACTGTCAGCGAGGACGCACTCTCACGTGCCCTGCTGCTGTGCCTGGAGCGCTCGAAGATGGTCGTCGAGCCCGCGGGGGCCGCGGCAGTGGCGGCGCTACTCGACCTCGATCTGCACCTGGACGGGCCGGTGTGCGCGGTGCTGTCCGGCGGCAACATCGATCCACTGCTGCTGGCCCAGGTGATGCAACACGGGCTGTCGGCAGCGGGTCGCTACCTGTCGCTCCAGGTCACCGTGCCCGACCGGCCCGGTTGCCTCGCTGCGTTGCTGAGCACCCTCGGCGCCGCAGGTGGCAACGTCATCGACGTCGCACATTCCCGCCTCACCGGCACCCTCGCACTCGGCGAGGTCGAGATCGAGACCACCGTAGAGACCCGCGGCGCCTCCCACAGCCACGACCTGGTCGCCAGACTGCGCGAACACGGGTACCAGGTCGCGGTGATGACCCCCGACCACCAGGACTGA
- a CDS encoding AAA family ATPase codes for MTEVETGERGPADESASSEIVAVAVAGWQRQLVAIGGPNSLLWAGGSDEALRLDLTAAHPAGLARLLSSGTVRLSQLFREPAARERVLSQAQQLQQLADRLFDDYGLSCCYLASGTASWPWRGVDRTPHAPVLLRPCSLRSVAGDLQLTMSDRLEVNPVLTATLREFGVEVDEDAVLRAVSGDTDVIPRAAYGVLRQACAQVLDLHIEPHLTVGVYSDFKLPLVRDLPGQADTIGHAEIVAALAGEPEAIAAVSAVPPEYAERNPADEWLAVDLDSAQQDIVDAVLAGADLCVVGAAGTGKTHTIASLIAAMAGAGRRVLLVAQSRGSIEAVQAHLATEGLADVLLDLGSDCAPEQTLDELRQVLRSAEGVTEQVPVADLDVQALRGRVQQHWTLMHEPLTSWGVTLDEAQERLTRLSKRTPPPRSRVRLHGPQLTAIDLERRRELQEQLSTVVADGVWTTTGAVDAWYGARLVGASQADRAGDLVQRLAHDELPAQRRRWQELCTHLGLSVPSAVTAQEQLLELLRQVHQSLEIFTPQIFDAPLDDMVLATAARKDRSTGEHRIGAMERRRLERAARALLRPGPPPRDLHTALVRARTQRQDWREAAGAGARPATRAGVPELARHTEALREDLEWLGERLAETPDGGDLLQLDCDRLQERMTLLASQPERRVAATQSLQAVDRLRGFGLGPLLIDLASRRVEAREAAQELEFVWWASIVDHVVATEQTYDGSTGEQVRGVASAYVAADARHLSLSAARLRARIAVQRATAERELPEQVGALQRHAGSVGQLLPQATELLTALAPCWAMSPLAVPAHLPAGLWFDAVIIDDASSVRLADAIPALSRGSQAVVFGDPEGASPARFPLGETSPAADVLLDHAQQLFPLRTLGTHYRSLDERLFAFAGARVYGHQIGTFPAADQTGGVRLDVLSEARYEQGTSAAEVDQVVQVLREQLQTRPQESVAVISFDQGHAAQILARVRALAVEDAGLAALLPDPRFVMTADRAIGIERDAVIVAVGFGRDERGRVPARLGAVSEPGGERLVTVAMTRARRRIVVVSGLSGDDLDPSSLRSRGAMLLRDYLLYAASGGSGRRISRTAGVAPVGATPARRRRTASTGSVLDRPEPGEAVVEVSPAIADLARRLGAEGLTVHTGHGLGDPRIDLVVEDPRRRGDLLVAIESDGAVYGSLRYARDRERIRPAQLRARGWTYERVLTRDLFRDPAKEVARLIRVVQAASIRRNAMPALSPTQHHD; via the coding sequence GTGACAGAGGTGGAGACAGGCGAGCGTGGCCCAGCCGACGAATCCGCTTCCAGCGAGATCGTTGCCGTCGCCGTGGCGGGGTGGCAACGGCAGCTCGTGGCGATCGGGGGACCCAACTCGCTGTTGTGGGCCGGCGGCAGTGACGAAGCCCTGCGGCTGGACCTGACCGCCGCTCACCCGGCCGGACTGGCGCGACTGCTGTCCTCCGGCACGGTGCGTCTCTCGCAGCTGTTCCGCGAACCCGCCGCGCGCGAACGGGTGCTCAGCCAGGCCCAGCAGCTGCAACAACTCGCCGACCGGTTGTTCGACGATTACGGCCTCTCCTGCTGCTACCTGGCCTCCGGGACCGCGAGCTGGCCCTGGCGGGGTGTCGACCGCACCCCGCACGCCCCGGTGCTCCTGCGGCCGTGCTCCCTGCGGTCAGTTGCCGGTGACCTGCAACTGACCATGTCCGACCGGCTCGAGGTCAACCCGGTACTGACGGCCACCTTGCGTGAGTTCGGTGTCGAGGTCGATGAAGACGCGGTACTGCGGGCAGTCAGTGGTGACACCGACGTCATACCCCGGGCGGCGTACGGCGTTTTGCGGCAGGCCTGCGCTCAGGTCCTGGACCTGCACATCGAGCCGCACCTGACGGTCGGGGTCTACAGCGATTTCAAACTCCCACTCGTGCGCGATCTACCCGGTCAGGCGGACACCATCGGGCACGCCGAAATCGTCGCTGCCCTGGCCGGTGAGCCGGAGGCAATCGCAGCTGTCAGCGCGGTGCCGCCGGAGTACGCCGAGCGCAACCCCGCGGATGAGTGGCTGGCCGTCGACCTGGACAGCGCGCAGCAGGACATCGTCGATGCTGTACTCGCCGGAGCGGATCTATGTGTGGTGGGGGCCGCGGGCACCGGCAAGACCCACACGATCGCCAGCCTCATCGCCGCGATGGCCGGCGCCGGGCGCCGGGTCCTGTTGGTCGCGCAGTCCCGTGGCTCGATCGAGGCCGTCCAGGCGCACCTCGCGACCGAGGGACTCGCCGATGTGCTGCTCGATCTGGGCTCTGACTGCGCCCCGGAACAGACGCTGGACGAGCTGCGTCAGGTGCTGCGGTCCGCCGAGGGTGTCACGGAGCAGGTGCCCGTTGCCGACCTGGACGTCCAGGCGCTGCGCGGGCGGGTGCAGCAGCACTGGACGCTGATGCACGAGCCGCTGACATCGTGGGGCGTCACGTTGGACGAAGCCCAGGAGCGGCTGACGCGCCTGAGCAAGCGGACGCCGCCGCCGCGTTCGCGGGTCCGACTGCACGGACCGCAGCTCACCGCTATCGACCTCGAGCGTCGCCGCGAGCTGCAGGAGCAGCTGTCGACGGTGGTCGCGGACGGAGTCTGGACCACGACAGGCGCCGTCGATGCGTGGTATGGCGCCCGATTGGTCGGAGCGAGTCAGGCCGACCGGGCCGGCGACCTCGTGCAGCGACTCGCGCACGACGAACTGCCCGCCCAACGCCGTCGGTGGCAGGAGCTGTGCACCCATCTCGGGTTGTCCGTCCCGAGCGCCGTGACCGCGCAGGAGCAGCTCTTGGAGCTGCTGCGGCAGGTGCACCAGAGCCTGGAGATCTTCACCCCTCAGATTTTCGACGCGCCGCTGGACGACATGGTGTTGGCGACCGCTGCCCGCAAGGACCGCAGCACCGGCGAACACCGCATCGGCGCCATGGAGCGGCGGCGCCTGGAACGCGCTGCGCGTGCACTGCTTCGCCCGGGACCACCTCCACGGGACCTGCACACGGCACTGGTCCGGGCCCGCACCCAGCGGCAGGACTGGCGGGAAGCGGCAGGTGCCGGCGCCCGACCGGCTACCCGCGCGGGGGTGCCGGAACTGGCGCGGCACACCGAAGCGCTGCGCGAGGACCTGGAGTGGCTGGGCGAACGGTTGGCCGAGACGCCCGACGGTGGTGATCTGCTGCAGCTGGACTGCGATCGGTTGCAGGAGCGCATGACGCTGCTTGCGTCCCAACCCGAACGACGCGTCGCGGCAACGCAGTCCCTGCAGGCGGTGGACCGGCTGCGTGGATTCGGCCTCGGTCCGCTGCTCATCGATCTGGCCTCGCGGCGGGTGGAAGCGCGCGAAGCCGCTCAGGAACTGGAGTTCGTGTGGTGGGCCTCGATCGTCGATCACGTCGTGGCGACCGAACAGACCTATGACGGCTCGACGGGTGAGCAGGTGCGCGGAGTCGCGAGCGCGTACGTCGCTGCCGATGCTCGCCACCTCAGTCTGAGCGCCGCCCGGTTGCGCGCCCGGATCGCGGTGCAGCGGGCGACGGCCGAGCGGGAACTGCCCGAGCAGGTCGGTGCGCTGCAACGGCATGCGGGTTCGGTAGGACAACTGCTGCCGCAGGCGACCGAATTACTGACGGCGCTCGCGCCCTGCTGGGCAATGTCCCCGCTCGCCGTGCCCGCGCACCTTCCCGCCGGGCTCTGGTTCGACGCCGTGATCATCGACGACGCGTCCTCAGTGAGGTTGGCCGACGCAATTCCCGCGCTGTCCAGAGGGTCGCAGGCAGTGGTGTTCGGCGACCCGGAGGGAGCCTCTCCCGCACGTTTCCCGCTCGGTGAGACGTCCCCCGCAGCTGACGTGCTGCTGGATCACGCCCAGCAGCTCTTCCCGCTGCGCACCCTCGGCACGCACTACCGGTCACTGGACGAACGCCTTTTCGCGTTTGCCGGTGCCCGGGTGTACGGGCACCAGATCGGCACGTTCCCCGCAGCGGATCAAACCGGGGGGGTGCGGCTGGACGTCCTCAGTGAGGCGCGGTACGAGCAGGGCACCTCTGCCGCGGAGGTCGACCAGGTCGTGCAGGTGCTGCGTGAGCAGTTGCAGACGCGACCGCAGGAGAGCGTCGCGGTCATCTCCTTCGACCAAGGGCACGCAGCTCAGATTCTTGCCCGGGTGCGGGCGCTCGCGGTGGAGGATGCGGGCCTGGCGGCGCTGCTGCCCGACCCCAGGTTCGTGATGACCGCAGATCGGGCGATCGGGATCGAGCGGGATGCCGTGATCGTCGCGGTCGGATTCGGCAGAGACGAACGCGGCCGGGTCCCTGCCCGCCTCGGCGCCGTCAGCGAACCCGGTGGCGAGCGCCTGGTGACCGTCGCCATGACCAGGGCGCGGCGCCGGATCGTCGTCGTATCGGGGCTGTCCGGAGACGATCTGGACCCTTCGTCGCTACGGTCACGCGGTGCGATGCTGCTGCGCGACTACCTGTTGTACGCGGCGTCCGGCGGTTCGGGACGTCGCATCTCGCGGACGGCTGGTGTCGCACCGGTCGGCGCCACCCCGGCGCGCCGCCGGCGGACGGCGTCGACAGGCAGCGTGTTGGACCGGCCTGAGCCCGGTGAGGCGGTCGTCGAGGTGTCTCCGGCAATAGCGGACCTCGCGCGGCGTCTCGGCGCAGAAGGCCTCACGGTCCACACCGGACACGGCCTCGGTGACCCGCGCATCGACCTCGTGGTCGAGGACCCGAGACGTCGTGGTGATCTGCTGGTCGCGATCGAGAGCGACGGCGCGGTTTACGGATCGTTGCGCTACGCACGCGACCGCGAACGGATCAGGCCGGCTCAGTTACGGGCCCGCGGATGGACCTACGAACGAGTGCTGACCAGAGATCTGTTCCGCGACCCGGCCAAGGAGGTAGCGCGGCTGATCCGGGTCGTGCAGGCCGCCTCGATACGCCGCAATGCCATGCCGGCCCTGTCCCCGACGCAACACCATGACTGA
- a CDS encoding type II toxin-antitoxin system prevent-host-death family antitoxin produces the protein MWLTIRAGGYSWEQRRSVGLLRQKGGAPNAVVDDREEVVITRAGHDPVVIVSLDDCEALKESAYLLRSPANARRLLESIGRLENDDGVERELIE, from the coding sequence TTGTGGCTGACTATTCGAGCTGGTGGGTACTCCTGGGAACAGCGACGCAGCGTAGGGCTATTGAGGCAGAAAGGCGGGGCACCTAACGCTGTTGTCGATGACCGTGAGGAAGTCGTCATCACGAGGGCAGGGCATGACCCGGTGGTGATCGTGTCCCTTGACGACTGCGAGGCGTTGAAGGAGTCGGCGTATCTCCTGCGAAGCCCGGCCAATGCTCGGCGTCTGCTGGAGTCCATAGGTCGCCTCGAAAACGATGACGGCGTGGAACGAGAACTGATCGAGTGA
- a CDS encoding MscL family protein, whose translation MKGFKDFILRGNLIELAVAFVVAAAFAALVKATVEILLAIVGKVGGAQDFSSYKPSGIPVGGFLTALISFLTISAVVYFVVVLPYNKYREMREKNVDTESDPTELDILAQIRDELKARPHN comes from the coding sequence GTGAAGGGTTTCAAAGATTTCATTCTGCGCGGCAACCTGATCGAGCTGGCCGTCGCCTTCGTCGTTGCCGCGGCATTCGCCGCACTTGTCAAGGCGACCGTTGAGATCCTGCTGGCCATTGTCGGCAAGGTCGGAGGAGCTCAGGATTTCTCGAGCTACAAGCCGAGCGGTATCCCCGTCGGCGGATTCCTCACCGCCCTGATCTCGTTCCTGACAATCTCCGCAGTTGTGTACTTCGTCGTTGTCTTGCCCTACAACAAGTACCGTGAAATGCGCGAGAAGAACGTGGACACCGAGTCCGACCCGACAGAACTCGACATCCTGGCCCAGATCCGCGACGAGCTGAAGGCCCGCCCGCACAACTGA
- a CDS encoding cellulase family glycosylhydrolase, producing the protein MIARRLGAALAAATLLCSCAAHNESASSPSSQESAKTAAAQDAKLPAGDSFFPTPTASPPVPVSELPTLGVQYNGTWSIYDDAARGRVLDRLSAAGVKWVRIDVSWATLQPHPGGYDMQWGVPFIDHVLAQARAKGFKILVTFWQAPKWANGSDNVDAPPRDPRQFAAAAGWAANRWKSSVDAWEIWNEPNFNGYFVGANPATYTRLLCDTYPAVKKADPNSPVVFGGLMYNDDGWLKRAYAAGAHGCFDVLGTHPFQGPSKAPPSTPDDGNVWNLTHTPAVHNVMVAHGDGAKPIWFTEFGWSSAQPANAKPWNTGVSEQTQAAYLTQAVEITARKYPYVKAMFWFRDSDQSTGNAHEDHFGLLRKNLTPKPALAAMKALTPR; encoded by the coding sequence GTGATCGCCCGCCGCCTTGGCGCGGCGCTCGCTGCGGCAACCCTGCTGTGCTCGTGTGCCGCGCACAACGAGAGCGCATCCTCGCCCTCATCGCAGGAGAGCGCGAAAACCGCAGCGGCTCAGGATGCCAAACTCCCCGCCGGTGATTCGTTCTTCCCAACACCCACCGCCAGCCCGCCCGTACCGGTCTCGGAGCTGCCGACGCTGGGCGTCCAGTACAACGGCACCTGGAGCATCTACGACGATGCGGCCCGCGGTCGGGTGCTCGACCGACTCTCCGCAGCAGGAGTCAAGTGGGTGCGCATCGACGTCAGCTGGGCGACATTGCAGCCCCACCCGGGCGGTTACGACATGCAGTGGGGGGTCCCCTTCATCGACCATGTGCTGGCCCAGGCTCGGGCCAAGGGCTTCAAGATCCTGGTCACCTTCTGGCAGGCCCCGAAGTGGGCAAACGGATCGGACAACGTCGACGCCCCGCCCCGTGACCCCCGCCAGTTCGCCGCAGCCGCTGGATGGGCCGCGAATCGTTGGAAGTCCAGCGTGGATGCCTGGGAAATCTGGAACGAACCGAACTTCAACGGCTACTTCGTCGGAGCAAATCCTGCCACCTACACGCGACTGCTGTGTGACACCTACCCCGCCGTCAAAAAGGCCGATCCCAACAGCCCGGTCGTGTTCGGTGGCCTCATGTACAACGACGACGGGTGGCTCAAACGCGCTTACGCCGCGGGCGCGCACGGCTGTTTCGACGTGCTGGGCACCCATCCGTTCCAAGGCCCGTCCAAAGCCCCGCCGTCGACCCCCGACGACGGAAACGTCTGGAATCTGACCCACACGCCGGCGGTACACAACGTGATGGTCGCCCACGGGGACGGAGCCAAACCGATCTGGTTCACCGAATTCGGCTGGTCATCGGCCCAACCCGCCAACGCCAAGCCGTGGAACACCGGGGTCAGTGAGCAGACGCAAGCCGCCTACCTGACCCAGGCCGTCGAGATCACGGCTCGAAAGTACCCGTACGTGAAGGCCATGTTCTGGTTCCGTGACTCCGATCAGAGCACCGGCAACGCTCACGAGGACCATTTTGGTCTGCTCCGGAAGAACCTGACCCCCAAACCTGCTTTGGCAGCTATGAAGGCCCTCACCCCACGCTGA
- a CDS encoding AI-2E family transporter codes for MTKRPGPASLEMPNVQIGTTESRQDALDRSPNIGLDRSQVISQGLRWTASWSLRMLVIFAGVWAVLTLLGIFWSAILPVVLALIVSTVLWPPARWLRKHGLPPALAAAGTMLGTFAVIGGIFTLIGANVNSQWPTLTTKAIAGVKDLQMRLEQDPFNFSSKQLNGAVEAVTSKLQASGDQITNGVVSGATVATHLIVTFLVALILTFFFIKDGPRFLPLVRRMAGRGAGAHLTEALARSYSTLGGFIRAQAIVSAIDAMCIGVGLWVLGVPLALPLIVLTFFGGFIPIVGAFVAGVLAVLVALVTVGLTKALILLAVIVLVQQLEGHILSPIFQSRSMELHPGVVLVSVAFGGEAFGITGAFLAVPVAATLTVLIRYTNEQIDLRTGDVHAEQLEPITPEGVMAAEEGEQHGIRLATEAYAEDIGESTRTLMQRLRRH; via the coding sequence ATGACCAAGAGGCCCGGCCCGGCGTCCTTGGAGATGCCGAACGTGCAGATTGGCACGACCGAGTCGCGCCAGGATGCTCTGGACCGCTCCCCCAACATCGGCCTGGACCGCTCCCAGGTCATCTCGCAGGGTTTGCGGTGGACGGCGAGTTGGTCGCTGCGGATGCTGGTTATCTTCGCCGGCGTATGGGCCGTGCTCACCCTGTTGGGCATTTTCTGGAGCGCGATCCTGCCGGTCGTTCTGGCCCTGATCGTCTCCACGGTGCTCTGGCCACCCGCACGGTGGTTACGCAAGCACGGGCTACCCCCGGCTCTCGCGGCGGCCGGCACCATGCTGGGGACATTCGCGGTCATCGGCGGGATATTCACGCTCATCGGTGCGAACGTCAACTCACAGTGGCCGACGCTGACGACCAAAGCCATCGCCGGTGTGAAAGACCTTCAGATGCGCCTGGAACAGGATCCGTTCAACTTCAGCTCCAAACAACTGAACGGCGCAGTGGAGGCAGTCACCAGCAAACTGCAGGCCAGCGGCGACCAGATCACCAATGGCGTGGTGTCCGGCGCGACCGTGGCCACCCACCTCATCGTCACCTTCCTGGTCGCGCTGATCCTCACGTTCTTCTTCATCAAGGACGGCCCCCGCTTCCTGCCGCTGGTGCGCAGAATGGCCGGGCGTGGGGCCGGCGCCCATCTGACCGAGGCGCTCGCCCGGTCCTACAGCACGCTCGGCGGCTTCATCCGGGCGCAGGCGATCGTCAGTGCAATCGACGCGATGTGTATCGGCGTCGGCCTCTGGGTGCTGGGCGTGCCGTTGGCGTTGCCCCTGATCGTGCTGACGTTCTTCGGCGGTTTCATCCCCATCGTGGGCGCTTTCGTCGCCGGGGTGCTCGCCGTGCTGGTCGCGCTGGTGACCGTCGGGCTGACCAAGGCACTGATCCTGTTGGCGGTCATCGTGCTCGTGCAGCAGCTGGAGGGGCACATCCTGTCGCCGATCTTCCAGAGCCGCTCGATGGAGTTGCACCCCGGCGTGGTGCTGGTGTCGGTGGCGTTCGGCGGCGAAGCTTTTGGAATTACCGGAGCATTCCTGGCCGTGCCCGTGGCCGCAACGCTCACCGTGTTGATCCGTTACACCAATGAGCAGATCGACCTACGCACCGGCGACGTGCATGCGGAGCAGCTGGAGCCCATCACTCCCGAGGGCGTGATGGCGGCCGAGGAAGGTGAGCAACACGGCATCCGGCTCGCCACTGAGGCGTACGCGGAGGACATTGGTGAGTCGACCCGGACCTTGATGCAGCGCTTGCGACGTCACTGA
- a CDS encoding amidase: MDLSEYLTCDATTLAGLVAEKEITAVELLALARQRCDEVNPSLNAVVTPLTQVADARAVDPELAGPFAGVPFLIKDLGQEYAGFATSNGSRALAGDIAERHSLVTQRFLDAGLVIFGKTNTPEFGAKAITEPELWGAARNPWNLTRTPGGSSGGSGAAVAAGIVPAAGANDGGGSVRIPAACNGLVGLKTSRGIGPYGPQTGESLLGMSTQGVVSRTVRDSAALLDAIIGGDQGAGYDAALPPVPFADLITRPPGTLRIGYSCSSAINAHPDREAVTAVQTAAELLTELGHEVQEVAPPHNDEALARDFLTIWFAQLYGQVAEIKRRLSAPDSQFEADTLACAELGRAAGMLPLLRSLANTNDYIQSLAAFHQSYDLLLTPTLAKPPVEVGALGTPNRLQSAARVVAKVRAGKLLAATGVLDQMIADNLGWVPYTQLANLTGRPAISVPLHWTDTGLPLGVQFVGRLGGDGLLLQLAAQLEEAQPWSHRYAQLDKALVASATSPARTA; the protein is encoded by the coding sequence ATGGACCTGAGCGAGTACCTCACCTGTGACGCAACGACTCTGGCCGGTCTGGTCGCCGAGAAGGAGATCACCGCTGTAGAGCTGCTCGCGCTGGCCCGGCAACGCTGCGACGAGGTCAACCCATCGCTCAACGCGGTGGTCACCCCGCTGACGCAGGTCGCTGACGCCCGGGCGGTTGACCCGGAGTTGGCAGGGCCCTTTGCGGGGGTTCCGTTCCTGATCAAGGATCTTGGGCAGGAGTACGCCGGTTTCGCAACGTCCAACGGCTCGCGTGCGCTGGCGGGTGACATCGCTGAACGCCATTCCCTGGTGACCCAGCGTTTCCTGGACGCGGGACTGGTCATCTTCGGTAAGACGAACACACCGGAGTTCGGCGCGAAGGCGATCACCGAGCCCGAGCTGTGGGGCGCTGCGCGTAATCCGTGGAATCTCACCCGTACCCCGGGCGGTTCTTCCGGTGGGTCCGGCGCGGCGGTCGCTGCGGGCATCGTGCCGGCTGCCGGAGCCAACGACGGTGGTGGCTCGGTGCGAATACCCGCGGCCTGCAACGGTCTGGTCGGGCTGAAGACCTCTCGCGGGATCGGGCCGTACGGTCCGCAGACCGGCGAGTCACTGCTGGGGATGTCGACCCAGGGCGTCGTCTCGCGGACCGTCCGGGACAGCGCCGCCCTGCTGGACGCCATCATCGGCGGCGATCAGGGCGCCGGGTACGACGCGGCGCTACCGCCGGTGCCGTTCGCCGACCTGATCACCCGGCCACCGGGCACCCTGCGGATCGGTTACTCCTGCTCGTCCGCGATCAACGCCCACCCCGACCGTGAGGCGGTCACCGCGGTGCAAACCGCTGCCGAGCTGCTCACCGAGTTGGGACACGAGGTGCAGGAGGTGGCGCCGCCGCACAACGACGAGGCGCTGGCGCGGGACTTCCTGACCATCTGGTTCGCCCAGCTCTACGGCCAGGTCGCCGAGATCAAACGGAGGTTGAGCGCTCCGGACAGTCAGTTCGAGGCCGACACCCTGGCATGCGCCGAGCTCGGCCGGGCGGCCGGGATGCTCCCGCTGCTGCGCTCGCTGGCGAACACCAACGACTACATCCAGTCCCTAGCGGCGTTCCATCAGAGTTACGACCTGCTGCTGACCCCGACGCTGGCAAAGCCGCCTGTCGAGGTGGGTGCCCTGGGGACACCCAATCGGCTTCAGAGCGCCGCGCGGGTCGTCGCGAAAGTGCGGGCCGGCAAGCTGCTCGCGGCAACGGGCGTGCTCGACCAGATGATCGCGGACAACCTCGGCTGGGTGCCCTACACCCAGCTCGCGAACCTGACCGGACGACCTGCGATCAGCGTGCCGCTGCACTGGACCGACACCGGCCTGCCACTAGGTGTGCAATTTGTCGGACGCCTCGGCGGCGACGGGTTACTGCTCCAACTTGCCGCGCAGCTCGAAGAGGCCCAACCGTGGTCGCACCGTTACGCCCAACTCGACAAAGCGCTGGTTGCATCCGCGACGTCGCCGGCGCGTACTGCGTAG
- a CDS encoding SAF domain-containing protein: MRDGAGARLHRVLPPAWRGVGRAAQWHRARARRVLSAILLLICGSLLWTAVRPPADAAESMLVAARDLPAGHRIVSADLRSVSWPRIARLKGALTPASAQGSLTVAGIDAGEPITSSRVAVSRRWPGVADGNVVASVSSVDPAVTELVRAGDHVDLIGAQGPLGTNLPVVLVSPGTAGGGFGASTRTAGTLWVSVPAGTAARIASATMVSRTSGAGIAVVLRPAT, translated from the coding sequence ATGAGGGACGGCGCCGGCGCCCGACTGCACCGGGTGCTGCCACCCGCGTGGCGCGGCGTCGGCCGCGCCGCCCAGTGGCACCGGGCCCGCGCCCGGCGGGTGCTCAGCGCAATTCTGCTGCTGATCTGCGGATCACTGCTCTGGACCGCGGTACGGCCCCCGGCGGATGCCGCCGAATCGATGCTGGTCGCGGCGCGCGACCTCCCGGCGGGTCATCGCATCGTCTCCGCCGACCTGCGGTCGGTCTCCTGGCCGCGCATTGCCCGGTTGAAGGGAGCGCTCACCCCCGCGTCTGCGCAGGGCTCGCTCACCGTCGCGGGCATCGACGCGGGTGAGCCCATCACGTCCTCGCGGGTGGCGGTCTCCCGGCGCTGGCCGGGGGTTGCCGACGGCAATGTCGTGGCATCGGTGTCGTCGGTGGACCCGGCCGTGACCGAGCTGGTGCGCGCCGGCGACCACGTCGATCTGATCGGCGCGCAGGGTCCGCTGGGGACGAACCTGCCCGTCGTGCTGGTCAGCCCTGGAACCGCCGGTGGCGGGTTCGGCGCCTCGACGCGGACCGCGGGCACCCTGTGGGTCAGTGTCCCCGCAGGCACCGCGGCGCGGATCGCGTCGGCCACCATGGTGTCGCGTACCTCGGGGGCGGGCATCGCGGTCGTTCTGCGACCCGCAACATGA